A genomic segment from Pyrodictium occultum encodes:
- a CDS encoding 50S ribosomal protein L16 → MPQKPARCYTKRRSKAFSGPAYTRKEYIHGVPPPKIQKFTMGNPHGDYDYIVEVYVEERGQIRHNALEAARVMVHKYLSTTIGDQNYLFRVRVYPHHVLRENKMMAFAGADRLQEGMRQAFGKPVGTAARVYPGQAVLEVRVSKKHLDHAKEALRRGASKLPLPTRIRIIPLKEEVAPAS, encoded by the coding sequence ATGCCGCAGAAGCCCGCGCGCTGCTACACGAAGCGCAGGTCCAAGGCGTTCTCCGGGCCGGCGTATACGAGGAAGGAGTATATCCACGGTGTGCCGCCGCCGAAGATACAGAAGTTCACCATGGGTAACCCGCACGGCGACTATGACTACATAGTTGAGGTATACGTGGAGGAGCGCGGCCAGATACGCCACAATGCCCTCGAGGCAGCCCGTGTAATGGTTCACAAGTACCTGTCCACCACCATAGGTGACCAGAACTACCTCTTCCGCGTAAGGGTGTACCCCCACCACGTGCTCCGCGAGAACAAGATGATGGCCTTTGCGGGCGCGGACCGTCTGCAGGAGGGCATGAGGCAGGCCTTCGGCAAGCCCGTCGGCACCGCTGCAAGGGTATACCCCGGCCAGGCGGTGCTAGAGGTGCGGGTGAGCAAGAAGCATCTCGACCACGCTAAGGAGGCGCTGCGCCGTGGCGCCTCTAAGCTGCCACTGCCAACCCGTATACGCATAATACCCCTGAAGGAGGAGGTGGCCCCTGCGAGCTAG
- a CDS encoding methyltransferase, whose amino-acid sequence MEELGYSCEAGCHKRVYLDGDRGVCVCPRVYEPAEDTWLALEAIREIEAGGPAPLCVDVGSGTGVLGLECASRGSYTVMIDLSPCAARCSLLNARGSGLDALVDVVQCDNASCLRCPDAGAYIMYNTPYLPVEDKGIEALAWSGGIGEAERLAALVAGCPGYRCVVLVYSSLSGSNERLLDALSKAGVALKKGSLHLFFEDIVVVYGCREPRR is encoded by the coding sequence TTGGAGGAGCTGGGCTATAGCTGTGAAGCCGGCTGCCATAAGCGTGTCTACCTTGATGGTGACCGTGGCGTCTGCGTCTGCCCCCGGGTCTACGAGCCTGCGGAGGATACATGGCTCGCGCTTGAGGCCATTCGGGAGATAGAGGCTGGAGGCCCCGCCCCGCTCTGCGTCGATGTGGGCTCGGGCACTGGCGTGCTCGGGCTCGAGTGCGCCAGCCGGGGCAGCTACACCGTCATGATAGACTTGAGCCCCTGCGCGGCCCGCTGCAGCCTCCTCAACGCCCGCGGCTCCGGGCTCGACGCGCTGGTTGACGTAGTCCAGTGCGACAATGCCTCATGCCTCCGCTGCCCCGACGCCGGCGCTTATATCATGTACAACACGCCCTACCTGCCCGTAGAGGATAAGGGTATAGAGGCTCTGGCCTGGAGCGGGGGTATAGGCGAGGCTGAGAGGCTCGCGGCTCTAGTGGCCGGCTGCCCAGGCTACCGGTGCGTGGTGCTCGTTTACTCCTCTCTCAGTGGAAGCAATGAGAGGCTGCTAGACGCGCTCAGCAAGGCAGGTGTAGCGTTGAAGAAGGGGAGCCTCCACCTCTTCTTCGAGGACATAGTGGTGGTGTATGGTTGCCGGGAGCCGCGAAGGTGA
- a CDS encoding 2-(3-amino-3-carboxypropyl)histidine synthase subunit 1/2, translating to MAWECRGCCTVIDGYMFDFNHVAEAVNTRRSELLILEAPQGMVRLLERLAGFLEACLGVRVAVRLEPSFGACSASLDALDMFGGRAILVHIGHGEYVYPLCWRGSCSQGLPGGVYLVEAEYLGGDPEALSSKLLEALERHGWSRVAVGYSVQHRRLAAMIAGKLSSSGVVVRAASSVLGCYYYNLTKLRGAVDAYLVVAGGYFHALGLGLALGGSKPVLRVDPYTSSVDDIGGLVSKTLARRYWLMQQASRASSLGIIVGLLPGQYRPWIADYLSRLAEKRGIRHRVILARYLSREYLDNLSPGDYDAFVVTSCPRLAIEDLGDYYKPVLTPAEARIVLSGGITSQDYTFPW from the coding sequence TTGGCCTGGGAGTGTAGGGGCTGCTGCACGGTCATAGACGGCTACATGTTCGACTTCAACCATGTCGCGGAGGCCGTCAATACCAGGCGGTCCGAGCTGCTCATCCTCGAGGCTCCACAGGGCATGGTTAGGCTTCTCGAGAGGCTAGCCGGCTTCCTGGAAGCCTGTCTCGGCGTGCGTGTCGCTGTAAGGCTGGAGCCCTCGTTCGGCGCTTGCAGTGCCTCCCTGGACGCACTAGACATGTTCGGAGGCCGGGCTATACTGGTGCATATAGGGCATGGCGAGTACGTCTACCCCCTCTGCTGGCGGGGCAGCTGCTCCCAGGGGCTCCCCGGCGGCGTGTATCTCGTCGAGGCAGAGTACCTCGGCGGCGACCCCGAGGCCTTATCCTCCAAGCTCCTAGAGGCCCTGGAGAGGCACGGCTGGTCTAGGGTGGCTGTCGGCTATTCGGTCCAACACCGTAGGCTTGCAGCTATGATTGCTGGGAAGCTCTCCAGCTCCGGCGTAGTGGTTAGGGCTGCCAGCAGCGTGCTCGGCTGCTATTACTACAACCTGACCAAGCTACGGGGAGCCGTGGATGCCTACCTGGTAGTTGCTGGAGGATACTTCCACGCCCTCGGCCTCGGCCTGGCGCTCGGCGGCTCCAAGCCCGTGCTCCGCGTCGACCCCTACACATCCAGTGTCGATGACATAGGCGGCCTTGTCTCAAAGACCCTGGCCAGGCGGTACTGGTTAATGCAGCAGGCCTCTAGGGCCTCAAGCCTGGGCATTATAGTGGGGCTTCTGCCGGGCCAGTACCGGCCCTGGATAGCTGACTACCTCTCCCGGCTAGCGGAGAAGAGGGGTATAAGGCACCGCGTGATACTCGCCAGGTACCTCTCGAGAGAGTATCTCGACAACCTCTCCCCGGGCGACTACGACGCCTTCGTGGTCACCTCTTGCCCGAGACTGGCCATAGAGGATCTGGGAGACTACTACAAGCCAGTGCTCACGCCGGCCGAGGCCAGGATAGTGCTTTCGGGCGGAATCACGTCGCAGGACTACACATTTCCCTGGTGA
- a CDS encoding DUF2067 family protein — protein sequence MVKRKLYVVNAPPGVPIEKLYEKIGSALRSNYAEVSIRDGKVYVELVGTDYEIKDTWYRVRQALAELWEIYKLETRREASIEAIVKEAGRTFPPEALVHALLLRGYDARLSEDKSILYTDAPPEEVIELARRIAEVIEGLRFRVKGAAAKRMIAALAAGLGEDPERVIEYGLRSRVLEETEEGLVLREEWRRGLRKIAVLLKGAQLPG from the coding sequence GTGGTAAAGAGGAAGCTCTACGTGGTAAACGCTCCACCTGGTGTGCCTATCGAAAAGCTGTATGAGAAGATAGGCAGTGCCCTCAGAAGCAACTATGCCGAGGTAAGCATTAGGGATGGAAAAGTGTATGTAGAACTCGTAGGCACCGACTATGAGATCAAGGACACCTGGTACCGTGTGAGGCAGGCCTTAGCCGAGCTATGGGAGATCTACAAGCTGGAGACGAGGCGGGAAGCCTCCATAGAGGCCATAGTGAAGGAGGCCGGCAGGACCTTCCCGCCAGAAGCCCTTGTCCATGCCCTCCTGCTCCGCGGTTACGATGCCCGGCTGAGCGAGGACAAATCCATACTCTACACCGACGCTCCGCCGGAGGAGGTGATAGAGCTTGCTAGGAGAATAGCCGAGGTTATAGAGGGCCTCAGGTTCCGGGTAAAAGGGGCGGCGGCCAAGCGGATGATAGCTGCTCTCGCGGCTGGACTGGGGGAGGACCCCGAGAGGGTGATAGAATACGGGCTCCGCTCCAGGGTTCTTGAAGAGACCGAGGAGGGGCTCGTTCTCCGGGAGGAATGGCGCCGCGGCTTGAGGAAGATAGCGGTACTGCTTAAGGGGGCTCAGCTCCCCGGCTAA
- a CDS encoding THUMP domain-containing class I SAM-dependent RNA methyltransferase: MAPRTLILTTNPGIEDIVAEEATARLGARILETRTGHGRVIVSLDEDQLYLVSYMKSIHRARLLLSRSSICGGHSCLEKVREAVLESGVEKYITPYTSFAVRAERVGKHSFSSLDVARVAGDAVIEAVSRAHGARPPVDLDYPAVVVAVDVIHDELFVSIELGGELSWHRRGYRIYDHPAALKPTLAYAMIILSGIRDGETLMDPMCGGGTVAVEAATLLESSRIICMDRSRRHIGGARLNARAAMVENRIRFIVGDAARLSSYVDSVDVIVSNPPYGIRMGSPREVRRVYHSFLREAVKVVQKSIVLITTEHKTVRQVLEREGWSIAHERRVAHGNLYPYIIVARPG; this comes from the coding sequence GTGGCGCCCAGGACGCTGATACTTACGACAAACCCGGGGATAGAGGACATAGTGGCGGAGGAGGCGACGGCTAGGCTCGGGGCCAGGATCCTCGAGACCAGGACGGGTCACGGCCGTGTAATAGTATCCCTGGATGAGGACCAGCTATACCTAGTCAGCTACATGAAGTCGATACACCGGGCTAGGCTCCTTCTCTCCCGCAGCAGTATCTGCGGCGGCCACAGCTGCCTAGAGAAGGTCCGCGAGGCGGTTCTCGAGAGTGGAGTGGAGAAGTACATAACGCCCTACACGAGCTTCGCTGTGAGGGCTGAGCGCGTCGGGAAGCATAGCTTCTCCTCGCTAGACGTGGCCCGCGTGGCCGGGGACGCTGTTATAGAGGCTGTGAGCAGAGCCCATGGAGCCAGGCCCCCTGTGGATCTCGACTACCCTGCTGTAGTAGTAGCGGTGGATGTCATCCACGATGAGCTCTTCGTCTCTATAGAGCTTGGCGGCGAGCTGTCCTGGCACCGGAGGGGCTACAGGATATACGACCACCCGGCGGCGCTCAAGCCAACCCTCGCCTACGCTATGATAATTCTCTCGGGCATACGTGACGGAGAAACATTGATGGATCCCATGTGCGGCGGGGGCACGGTGGCGGTGGAGGCGGCAACCCTGCTGGAGAGCTCCAGGATAATCTGCATGGATAGGAGCCGCAGACACATAGGAGGTGCTAGGCTCAACGCCAGGGCCGCCATGGTGGAGAACCGTATACGCTTCATAGTGGGCGACGCCGCAAGGCTCTCAAGCTACGTGGACAGTGTCGATGTTATAGTGTCTAACCCTCCCTACGGGATACGCATGGGGAGCCCTAGGGAGGTGCGGCGTGTCTACCACAGCTTTCTCCGAGAGGCGGTTAAAGTGGTGCAGAAGAGTATAGTATTGATAACTACAGAGCATAAGACGGTGAGGCAGGTGTTGGAGAGGGAGGGCTGGTCCATAGCCCACGAGCGCCGCGTGGCCCACGGGAACCTCTATCCCTACATAATTGTCGCTAGGCCGGGGTAG
- a CDS encoding RNA methyltransferase → MPGAAKVRLVLVGTEGEVNLGLIARLAANFGVDEFYLVSPRVSPGSEEARRFAAHGAYMLDRARVLDSLDEALKGVDVAACTSAKTGQRSDVLRHAVAAREFAERLAPRYRSLAVVFGRESVGLTREELSKCHVLVHVPANPEYPVLNLSHAVAIVLYELWISLSGRRELHERADAASLERVYRLLRSVAEALVSRERLEAVEAALRHVLWRSGLTGGEASALYLLAKRLRRLVEECRGGGAQDADTYDKPGDRGHSGGGGDG, encoded by the coding sequence TTGCCGGGAGCCGCGAAGGTGAGGCTCGTACTCGTCGGCACCGAGGGGGAGGTGAACCTGGGGCTCATAGCCAGGCTAGCCGCCAACTTCGGGGTGGACGAGTTCTACCTGGTCTCGCCGAGAGTCAGCCCGGGCAGCGAGGAGGCGAGGCGCTTCGCAGCCCACGGCGCCTATATGCTCGATCGCGCCAGAGTGCTAGATAGCCTGGACGAAGCGCTGAAGGGTGTCGATGTAGCCGCATGCACCAGTGCGAAGACGGGGCAGCGCAGCGACGTGCTCCGCCACGCCGTCGCTGCCAGGGAGTTCGCCGAGAGGCTGGCGCCGCGCTACAGGAGCCTGGCCGTGGTGTTCGGCAGGGAGAGCGTCGGGCTCACCAGGGAGGAGCTGTCGAAGTGCCATGTCCTGGTCCATGTGCCGGCTAACCCGGAGTACCCGGTGCTCAACCTCAGCCATGCAGTGGCGATAGTGCTCTACGAGCTGTGGATCTCCCTCAGCGGCCGCCGCGAGCTGCATGAAAGGGCTGATGCGGCGAGCCTGGAGAGGGTCTACAGGCTGCTCCGCAGCGTGGCGGAGGCCCTTGTCAGCAGGGAGAGGCTTGAGGCGGTGGAGGCGGCTCTCCGCCACGTGCTGTGGCGCTCGGGGCTCACGGGTGGCGAGGCGTCAGCATTATACCTGCTAGCTAAGAGGCTCCGCCGCCTAGTGGAGGAGTGCAGAGGCGGTGGCGCCCAGGACGCTGATACTTACGACAAACCCGGGGATAGAGGACATAGTGGCGGAGGAGGCGACGGCTAG
- a CDS encoding RNA-protein complex protein Nop10 translates to MRWLMRRCMVCGRYTLRRDRCPLCGGPLAVPHPPRFSPEDRYVAYRYRMKLMAGLIKPGGSGSGEAGEERSR, encoded by the coding sequence ATGAGGTGGCTCATGAGAAGGTGCATGGTCTGCGGCAGGTACACGCTTCGGCGCGACCGGTGCCCCCTCTGCGGTGGCCCTCTAGCGGTTCCCCATCCGCCCCGCTTCTCGCCGGAGGATAGGTACGTTGCCTACAGGTACCGCATGAAGCTGATGGCCGGGCTGATAAAACCTGGGGGCTCCGGCAGCGGGGAGGCGGGGGAGGAGCGTAGCAGGTGA
- the pcn gene encoding proliferating cell nuclear antigen (pcna) — MFFDARVWRYLVSAISKVIEEGVFVADPEEGLLFRAMDPSHVIMLDMRFPRDSFEEFDLEERRELGLNLDDVAKVLRRAGKEDRLEINADENSVSFSFIGKGVRTFTLPLLDITAEQLPEPQLEFKAHVKVMSDVYRDTIKDVELIGDVIRFVAEGDEFKVSSSSELGEAEIIYTRESGSLVDLEVDGSQQASYTLEYFSDLSSASRVADMVTIHFSTDMPALVEHELPQGAKFSFLIAPRVE; from the coding sequence GTGTTCTTCGATGCCCGTGTCTGGCGTTACCTCGTATCGGCGATATCGAAGGTTATAGAGGAGGGCGTGTTCGTCGCAGACCCGGAGGAGGGGCTCCTCTTCAGGGCAATGGATCCCTCGCACGTAATTATGCTAGACATGCGGTTTCCCAGGGACTCTTTTGAGGAGTTTGATCTAGAGGAGCGTAGGGAACTCGGCCTCAACCTCGACGATGTCGCTAAAGTCTTACGCCGAGCGGGGAAGGAGGACCGGCTAGAGATAAATGCTGACGAGAACTCGGTGAGCTTCAGCTTCATAGGAAAGGGTGTGCGCACATTTACCCTCCCCCTGCTCGACATAACTGCCGAGCAGCTTCCCGAGCCCCAGCTAGAGTTCAAGGCCCACGTCAAGGTTATGAGCGACGTGTACCGTGATACTATAAAGGACGTGGAGCTCATAGGTGACGTGATAAGATTCGTAGCGGAGGGCGACGAGTTCAAGGTATCGTCCTCAAGCGAGCTCGGCGAAGCCGAGATAATATACACGCGTGAGAGCGGAAGCCTTGTAGACCTCGAGGTGGACGGCTCCCAGCAGGCAAGCTACACGCTCGAGTACTTCAGCGACCTATCAAGCGCCTCCAGAGTGGCCGACATGGTTACAATCCACTTCAGCACCGACATGCCGGCTCTGGTGGAGCACGAGCTCCCCCAGGGCGCTAAGTTCAGCTTCCTAATAGCCCCGAGGGTAGAATAA
- a CDS encoding 50S ribosomal protein L44e, protein MKVPKVIVTYCPRCKTHTPHSVTIYKHGKRRSLAEGERRYRRKQEGYGSKRKPEQKRFAKVTKKVVLKLKCQKCGYILHRRGIRLKKVELVEVR, encoded by the coding sequence ATGAAGGTGCCCAAGGTTATAGTCACCTACTGCCCGCGCTGTAAGACGCATACACCCCACTCGGTGACGATATACAAGCATGGTAAGAGGCGTAGCCTAGCTGAGGGTGAGCGAAGGTATCGTAGGAAGCAGGAGGGCTATGGTAGCAAGAGGAAGCCGGAGCAGAAGCGCTTCGCCAAGGTAACCAAGAAGGTTGTACTCAAGCTCAAGTGCCAGAAGTGTGGCTATATACTGCACCGTAGGGGGATCCGGCTGAAGAAGGTCGAGCTCGTGGAGGTGAGGTAG
- a CDS encoding METTL5 family protein, whose amino-acid sequence MKPLKVSRLAVLLEKLVPRLPRPKRIYEQYRTPPEIALDMALCIALEDCGLAVDLGSGTGMLSYAVSLVTAAYVVGIDIDSEVLEAARGSALYRMSLVDFVAADVASLPLRRLEDACIVENPPFGVSRRRVDRLFMEAGIDLGARLVCSLHYAGEGVKRYLSRLFSSAGYTAEFLRVYRFPIPAMYDGHVKRIHYIPVLLLKARKGTQSHGAEEHRGAGGA is encoded by the coding sequence TTGAAGCCCCTAAAGGTTTCGAGGCTTGCCGTCCTCCTGGAGAAGCTTGTTCCCAGGCTCCCCAGGCCTAAGCGCATCTATGAGCAGTACCGTACACCGCCGGAGATAGCGCTAGATATGGCCCTATGCATTGCCCTCGAGGACTGCGGCTTGGCGGTTGACCTGGGCTCGGGAACCGGTATGCTCAGCTATGCAGTATCGCTGGTTACAGCGGCCTACGTTGTAGGCATCGACATAGACTCGGAGGTCCTCGAGGCTGCAAGGGGATCGGCGCTCTACCGTATGAGTCTAGTAGACTTTGTAGCAGCCGATGTTGCCAGCCTGCCTCTACGAAGGCTCGAGGACGCCTGTATTGTCGAGAATCCCCCCTTCGGCGTCTCAAGAAGGAGGGTTGATCGGCTATTTATGGAGGCGGGTATTGACCTGGGAGCGCGCCTGGTCTGCAGCCTCCACTACGCGGGGGAGGGTGTGAAACGCTACCTTTCCCGCCTCTTCTCCTCCGCGGGCTACACGGCGGAGTTCCTTAGGGTTTACCGCTTCCCCATACCCGCTATGTATGATGGCCACGTCAAAAGGATACATTACATACCGGTGCTGCTGCTGAAGGCCCGGAAGGGGACGCAGAGCCATGGCGCTGAGGAGCATCGAGGAGCTGGCGGGGCGTAG
- a CDS encoding DNA primase small subunit domain-containing protein, translated as MPEEGLRAKAARTRRLLERLTREYYEKRDPSLPSDFALREFAAQTWTGKSYIRHLSFTSASQVKQFLVERAPRHFYYSSARYDQPGLDDMDAKGWRSADLVFDIDADHLPECSGMTVEVETPLGEKTSFIDEKCIKPAALRSVLLYDILVDELGVEEKQVALEFSGHRGFHLTVYLRDSDELARAGQDIRRELVNYVKAVGLREEVLEPWRSLSLRRGRPSPIPPSIDLAGARGRLARVMYRLAEAAGRRDLARRLTGRVQMSYEEYQKLFGELEARARELLGVEVDEQVTVDTRRLIRAPWSINGKTGLPVVPLSLDALYGFTLSESLSPFTSYDTLRIEIVADIPATVTVLGNRLRLRRGDKPRLPAPVAVYLLAKGVAVVA; from the coding sequence ATGCCGGAGGAGGGCCTGCGGGCCAAGGCCGCTAGGACTAGGAGGCTGTTAGAGAGGCTCACCCGCGAGTACTATGAGAAGCGGGATCCTAGCCTTCCCAGCGACTTTGCTCTCAGAGAGTTTGCCGCACAGACCTGGACCGGCAAGAGCTATATACGCCACCTCTCCTTTACAAGCGCCTCGCAAGTCAAGCAGTTCCTAGTCGAGAGAGCGCCCCGCCACTTCTACTACTCCTCCGCCCGCTACGACCAGCCGGGGCTGGACGATATGGATGCTAAAGGATGGCGCTCCGCCGACCTTGTATTCGATATAGATGCCGACCATCTGCCCGAGTGCAGCGGTATGACTGTGGAGGTCGAGACCCCCCTGGGGGAGAAGACCTCCTTCATAGACGAGAAGTGCATCAAGCCCGCCGCGCTGAGGAGTGTGCTCCTCTACGACATACTGGTCGATGAGCTGGGCGTTGAGGAGAAGCAGGTGGCGCTAGAGTTCTCGGGGCACCGTGGCTTCCACCTGACGGTCTACCTCCGGGACTCTGACGAGCTGGCCCGGGCCGGGCAGGATATACGCCGCGAGCTGGTCAACTACGTCAAGGCAGTGGGGCTTCGCGAGGAAGTGCTCGAGCCCTGGCGCAGCCTCAGCCTACGCAGAGGGAGACCCTCCCCCATACCCCCGAGCATAGACCTCGCCGGGGCAAGGGGCAGGCTAGCTAGGGTGATGTACAGGCTAGCCGAGGCCGCCGGCCGCCGGGATCTGGCGCGCCGCCTTACGGGCCGTGTCCAGATGAGCTACGAGGAGTACCAGAAGCTCTTCGGCGAGCTTGAAGCCCGGGCCCGTGAGCTGCTGGGCGTGGAGGTAGACGAGCAGGTGACTGTGGATACGCGTAGGCTAATCCGTGCCCCCTGGAGCATCAATGGGAAGACCGGGCTCCCAGTGGTGCCTCTGAGCCTGGACGCCCTCTACGGCTTCACGCTGTCGGAGAGCCTGTCGCCCTTCACAAGCTATGATACGCTGAGGATCGAGATAGTGGCGGATATACCTGCCACTGTGACGGTGCTGGGTAACCGGCTGCGGCTGCGGAGGGGAGATAAGCCTAGGCTGCCGGCTCCCGTGGCTGTCTACCTGCTGGCTAAGGGGGTAGCTGTAGTGGCCTAA
- a CDS encoding RpoL/Rpb11 RNA polymerase subunit family protein, with protein sequence MAEKVKLLKREGNSVELELVGEDHTMANLIAKYAIRKPGVVYSSYMIPHPLIGNPVIVLSTDGSRDPLDVVEEVLSDIIRDAREFRRAFEEALKSNAKCEA encoded by the coding sequence ATGGCCGAGAAGGTGAAGCTGCTGAAACGCGAGGGTAATAGCGTGGAGCTGGAGCTTGTGGGCGAGGACCATACCATGGCAAACCTGATCGCCAAGTACGCCATAAGGAAGCCGGGCGTGGTGTACTCGTCCTACATGATACCCCACCCGCTGATAGGCAATCCGGTCATAGTCCTCTCTACTGACGGCAGCAGGGATCCCCTGGACGTGGTAGAGGAGGTTTTGAGCGACATAATCAGAGATGCTAGAGAGTTCCGCCGGGCCTTTGAGGAGGCGCTAAAGTCTAATGCGAAGTGTGAAGCGTGA
- a CDS encoding translation initiation factor IF-2 subunit alpha: MPMRKKELPDVGELVVATVREVYDYGAYLNLDEYGGLEAYLPWSEVASRWVRSIHDVVKPGQKIVVKVIRVNRRNRQVDVSLKRVNDNERRRKMMEWKRAQKAEKILEIVAQKLGKSLDQAYEEVGWRLEEAYGELMAAFEEAAIRGEEALRKAGVPEEWIQPLLEEIRRHVEVKRVRIGGVITARSLAGDGVERIKKVLLAVKNAIMKSSGDISVRLYTIGTPRYRLELEAYDYKTLEKALEKGLETGRAEAEKLGVSFDFTRERR; the protein is encoded by the coding sequence GTGCCTATGAGGAAGAAGGAGTTGCCCGACGTGGGAGAGCTAGTGGTGGCGACGGTGCGCGAGGTGTACGATTACGGCGCCTACCTCAACCTGGACGAGTATGGCGGCCTGGAGGCGTACCTACCCTGGAGTGAGGTCGCCTCCCGCTGGGTGCGCAGCATACACGACGTGGTGAAGCCTGGCCAGAAGATAGTAGTCAAGGTTATCAGGGTCAATAGGCGGAACCGCCAGGTGGACGTGTCGCTCAAGCGTGTCAACGATAATGAGCGCCGCCGCAAGATGATGGAGTGGAAGAGGGCCCAGAAGGCGGAGAAGATACTGGAGATAGTGGCGCAGAAGCTGGGGAAGAGCCTGGACCAGGCTTATGAGGAGGTAGGGTGGCGCCTCGAGGAGGCCTATGGGGAGCTGATGGCAGCCTTCGAGGAGGCAGCTATACGCGGCGAGGAGGCTCTCCGCAAGGCCGGCGTCCCGGAGGAGTGGATACAGCCGCTGCTCGAGGAGATAAGGCGCCATGTAGAGGTGAAGAGGGTAAGGATAGGCGGGGTCATAACGGCTAGGAGCCTAGCGGGCGACGGTGTGGAGCGCATAAAGAAGGTGCTACTCGCGGTGAAGAACGCTATAATGAAGTCCTCTGGTGATATAAGCGTCAGGCTCTACACTATAGGCACGCCCCGCTACAGGCTTGAGCTAGAAGCCTACGACTACAAGACCCTCGAGAAGGCTCTAGAGAAGGGCCTAGAGACCGGCAGGGCCGAGGCCGAGAAGTTGGGCGTGAGCTTCGACTTCACTAGGGAGAGGCGGTAG
- a CDS encoding exosome complex RNA-binding protein Csl4, producing the protein MALRSIEELAGRRVFPGEPLCTVEEFIPGDGVYVDDGLIRAARFGRVEVDMASRRISVKPFSAKPRLPRRGSAVYGIVYAVPREELALVRIFADERMVPYNGFFSGALHIVQVADSPGERSIYDYVKPGDYIRATVMSSTPPFMLSMKKSQDGVVLAYCSVCGAPLYRVPGSPRLVCLHCGNEEDRRVSPLYILTARRKRRHNAGA; encoded by the coding sequence ATGGCGCTGAGGAGCATCGAGGAGCTGGCGGGGCGTAGAGTGTTCCCCGGAGAGCCCCTCTGCACGGTGGAGGAGTTCATACCAGGCGACGGCGTCTATGTGGACGACGGCTTGATACGGGCGGCGCGCTTCGGGAGAGTAGAGGTAGACATGGCTTCTAGGAGGATAAGCGTGAAGCCTTTCTCAGCAAAGCCCAGGCTACCTAGGCGTGGCAGCGCAGTCTACGGCATCGTGTACGCGGTCCCGCGGGAGGAGCTAGCCCTTGTCAGGATATTCGCGGATGAGCGCATGGTGCCCTATAACGGGTTCTTCAGTGGCGCACTACACATAGTCCAGGTAGCCGACTCCCCCGGCGAGAGGAGCATATACGACTACGTGAAGCCCGGCGACTACATACGCGCAACGGTCATGTCCTCCACCCCGCCCTTCATGCTGTCCATGAAGAAGTCGCAGGACGGCGTAGTGCTGGCCTACTGCTCTGTCTGTGGAGCCCCTCTTTACCGCGTCCCAGGTAGCCCCAGGCTCGTCTGCCTGCACTGCGGCAATGAGGAAGATAGGAGGGTATCCCCACTCTACATACTCACCGCCCGGCGCAAGAGGAGGCACAATGCTGGAGCGTAG
- a CDS encoding 30S ribosomal protein S27e, with the protein MVSRLKVLVPQPRSKFLLVRCPVCGNEQVVFSHATFPVRCLVCGAQLVEPTGGKAKILGQVVRVLG; encoded by the coding sequence ATGGTGAGCCGGCTGAAGGTACTGGTCCCCCAGCCGAGGAGCAAGTTCCTACTCGTCCGCTGCCCCGTCTGCGGCAACGAGCAAGTGGTGTTCAGCCACGCCACCTTTCCTGTCCGCTGCCTGGTCTGTGGAGCCCAGCTAGTGGAACCCACCGGCGGCAAGGCCAAGATACTCGGCCAGGTGGTCCGCGTCCTGGGCTAG
- a CDS encoding transcription factor S, which translates to MKFCPRCGSLMVLRTVDGKRVWVCPSCGYQEEVDGNNSPALSVLRQQIRHSEKERIVVVSSQQNLESLPKTRVTCPRCGYHEAYYWVVQTRRADEPPTRFFKCVSCGYVWREYD; encoded by the coding sequence ATGAAGTTCTGTCCTCGCTGTGGTAGCCTAATGGTCCTACGTACCGTTGATGGCAAGCGTGTCTGGGTGTGCCCCAGCTGTGGCTACCAGGAGGAGGTCGATGGTAACAATAGCCCGGCCCTCTCGGTACTCCGGCAGCAGATAAGACACAGTGAGAAGGAGAGGATAGTTGTTGTCAGCAGCCAGCAGAACCTAGAGTCGCTGCCTAAGACGAGGGTTACATGTCCACGCTGCGGCTACCATGAGGCCTACTACTGGGTTGTGCAGACCCGCCGCGCCGACGAGCCCCCGACAAGGTTCTTCAAGTGTGTGAGCTGCGGGTATGTGTGGAGAGAGTATGACTAG